In the genome of Neofelis nebulosa isolate mNeoNeb1 chromosome 6, mNeoNeb1.pri, whole genome shotgun sequence, one region contains:
- the LOC131515473 gene encoding large ribosomal subunit protein P1-like: MAQPLPSAAAKVLGPTEEASLYPAAPNLPTSASVWELAGIYSGLTVQDDEVSVKEDKINALIKAAGVNVESFWPGLFAKALAQVNIVNIRSLVRKVGAGGSVPAAGPAPSTTAAPTEEKKVEAKKEESEESDDDVGFSLLTKSLL, translated from the coding sequence ATGGCTCAGCCCCTTCCCTCAGCTGCTGCTAAAGTGCTTGGTCCGACTGAGGAAGCTTCACTTTATCCAGCAGCGCCCAATCTCCCCACCTCCGCCTCTGTCTGGGAGCTCGCGGGCATCTACTCGGGTCTCACCGTGCAGGATGATGAGGTGTCGGTCAAGGAGGATAAGATCAATGCTCTCATTAAAGCAGCGGGTGTAAATGTTGAATCTTTCTGGCCAGGCTTGTTTGCAAAGGCCCTGGCCCAGGTCAACATCGTCAACATCAGGAGCCTTGTCCGTAAGGTGGGGGCTGGTGGTTCTGTCCCAGCAGCTGggcctgccccctccaccactgcTGCCCCAACTGAGGAGAAGAAagtggaagcaaagaaagaagaatcagaGGAGTCTGATGATGATGTGGGCTTTAGTCTTTTGACTAAATCTCTTCTTTAA